The nucleotide sequence AGGAGGAGGAGCAGCAGGACCAAGGAGGGCTCTTCCCTCATCATTAGCACCATCAGGTTGAACATCTCCAGAAAGATTCTGAGCCATGGCCTGGTTTGCAGTTCGCCCAATACTTCCTGTGTGGCCATCCCATATGACTTGCTTTGGTtgctcctctttctttttctcaatcTCTGCCTTAACGGCATTGGAAACTTCTTCCTCTGTCGTTCCAAAGATATCAGGACGAGTCCGAGCAAGCCCTACAATGTTCCTGGAGATCTCATCATCTGCAGCTAGAGTTGTCTCCCGAATTTTGGCCATCATCCTCTCTTTCTGCTCCTTGTATTTGGGATCAATTAGTGAAATCCTCATGTGCTCTGCCATCTCATTAATAGGAATCAGTTCACCCGTAATTGGGGAGACAACAAACTTCGTCGGGTCTCTTTCTGCCGGGATTCTTTCCTCAGGTCTCTTCCAGTTCTTCACTATTCTCATTGGCGGTTCCGGTTCATCAGGAGCTGCCTTTGTCTCATTCTTCTTATCATCATTGTTCTCTTCAAGACTAGCagctctcattccctcttcaacAAGATGAACCTCTTCTTCATCCATCTCCATATCATCCTTCCCAGGCTCCACAACTTCCTCTTCTTGCTCCAAAGCTGACGTCTTGCTTCTACTTATAACCTCCTCCAATGTCATCGGTGGGGGCAactcctcatcctcatcatccaCAAACTCTATCATCTCAACCACAACAAAATCATGCCAATCAATCATTGCCATCTGCATCCTCTCCTGCTCAATCTCATCTTCTGCTTTCTGCCTCGCCTGTTCTTGTGACTTTTCCCACTCAAGCCGGTGCAAGCACCGTTCAAGAACAACAGTCATATCAGCAACACTATTCCTCAGCTTTTCCGTCAACCCTTTTGGAGGCATTAGTACCTTTGAATATGCATCAGCAAGGGCGGTAAAGAACATGAACATACTATGGGTTGGCTTGAGAAAATGAAACTGTGGGTTATTAATCTCTCTACTAGTCAATCCTGTCAGAAATGATTTCCCATTCCGAGCTACAAACTGGGCAGTAAGCTTAATGATATCCAACTCCTCCCCTGTAATACCTTCGGGTAGTCGAACCGTATACTGCTCTGCCTCTGGGGGCTCAAGTACCTTACGTACAGGTTTAAACTGAGCCAACAGATCAGGCTTGGCTGCTGCTTCATTCCCATCAGCTTGCGGTGCAGCAGAAGGGACCGTCTCAGGGGCAGTAGATGAATCGGAAGGCTTGGAAGTTTCAGATTGTTGAGAAGAAGATTGAAGCTGGGTTCGAAACTCAGACAAACGATGCTGGTAATAGGCATGATAAGGATCAGTGCCGTTCAAGAAATTAAATTTCGCATTCCCCGCGTTGTTCGCAATGATTCTCTTCTCAAAATCAGGCCCATTCTTGGCCACGAACTGTGCAGTTTTATCGACGATAGTTCGGATATCAGGAGGTGGGTGTATGATTCCAATGGTTCTTGTGTGGGTGGCCACAGGGGCAGGAGTTGAGTTCGCATTGCTCTGCTCCTCAACTTCTGGTTTCTCAGGCACTTGAGCAGGGGGTAGGGGGCCAAGGTTCCCATCAGAGGGAGGTGCAGGGAGAGGCAAGATTGGTAACGAACCAAGCATAGTTGCTGTATAACAAATTTCTCACAGATTCATCACCTAATCTCCTGTAGTCATCACAACGGTGACTCTGCAAACAATCTGCAAATTCAGTAAGTTCTGAGGCATTAGTTACTTAAACATGAAgagcaaaaaataaagaaaattgggGTTTGAGCAAATATTTGAATGGTTATCCGACAAAAAGGGCAGTTCTGCTATCAATCATAATGATCtgcaaatgaaaaagaaaaaattggggAGTAATTAGTTCTCTGAACTTCAAGATAGcacagaagaaagaaaattaggTTTTAGCAAATATACGAATGGTTATCCGACAAAAATGGCGGTTCTGCAAGCACTCAAAACGAtctgcaaataaaaaaatttcggTCTTAATTAGTTCCTATGAACCAAAAGAAAGCAcggaagaaagaaaattagggtttcaaccaagatttgaaattcGAGGAAAGGACGACAATAAAGGTTGTTcgtaaaaaaaatatgatttctaAAATGCAAATATTAAAGACAAACTTATCAACACGAATaccaaatgaaacaaaaaaaaaatctcatgggTAAAAATACACGATTGTTGACAGGGAAATCGGTTTCTGATTTAGCAAAAAAACGTAACCATATTATGCTATCGCCTCTGCTAACTCCAACACGCAGCAAAAATGGGGTGAAATGAGAACCTGTGTGCTGAACCCAAACCATGATGGAAATAGATGCAGATTTTCAG is from Macadamia integrifolia cultivar HAES 741 unplaced genomic scaffold, SCU_Mint_v3 scaffold1765, whole genome shotgun sequence and encodes:
- the LOC122064795 gene encoding probable splicing factor 3A subunit 1, with translation MLGSLPILPLPAPPSDGNLGPLPPAQVPEKPEVEEQSNANSTPAPVATHTRTIGIIHPPPDIRTIVDKTAQFVAKNGPDFEKRIIANNAGNAKFNFLNGTDPYHAYYQHRLSEFRTQLQSSSQQSETSKPSDSSTAPETVPSAAPQADGNEAAAKPDLLAQFKPVRKVLEPPEAEQYTVRLPEGITGEELDIIKLTAQFVARNGKSFLTGLTSREINNPQFHFLKPTHSMFMFFTALADAYSKVLMPPKGLTEKLRNSVADMTVVLERCLHRLEWEKSQEQARQKAEDEIEQERMQMAMIDWHDFVVVEMIEFVDDEDEELPPPMTLEEVISRSKTSALEQEEEVVEPGKDDMEMDEEEVHLVEEGMRAASLEENNDDKKNETKAAPDEPEPPMRIVKNWKRPEERIPAERDPTKFVVSPITGELIPINEMAEHMRISLIDPKYKEQKERMMAKIRETTLAADDEISRNIVGLARTRPDIFGTTEEEVSNAVKAEIEKKKEEQPKQVIWDGHTGSIGRTANQAMAQNLSGDVQPDGANDEGRALLGPAAPPPKPTVPSVRPLPPPPGLALNILRVPPNSVQYSTPTSSGLLVPPPRHSVMPMQMVPSVRPPPPMPMASGQQPIMVNRPPPMPPSISNPPNIPVPPPPGSQFTPLAVPRSFTPLPVPPPAMSMAPPPPLPQGMPPPPPPEEAPPPLPDEPEPKRQRVDDSLLIPEDQFVAQHPGPVRITVSVPNIDEGNLKGQLLEITIQSLSETVASLKEKIAGEIQLPANKQKLSGRAGFLKDNLSLAYYNIGAGETLALALRERGGRKR